In one Roseburia intestinalis L1-82 genomic region, the following are encoded:
- a CDS encoding AgrD family cyclic lactone autoinducer peptide, with the protein MKKVNKKVLKVVEHVMRNEAVYGIDRFPPACMGIFHQPKRPIIQKKSER; encoded by the coding sequence ATGAAGAAGGTTAATAAGAAAGTGTTGAAGGTTGTAGAACATGTCATGAGAAATGAAGCTGTATATGGAATAGATAGATTCCCACCTGCATGCATGGGAATATTTCATCAGCCGAAACGTCCGATTATCCAGAAGAAAAGTGAAAGATAG